The DNA window CCCATGCGGATATCAGAGCCATCCACGATATTGGCGTTGTCAACCATGCCTACACAGAATCCAGCAAGATCATATTCGCCTTCTTCATACATGTCAGCCATTTCTGCGGTTTCGCCACCCAGCAGAGCCATTTTAGATTGGCGACATCCAGCTGCCACACCGGCAACTACCTGCTCTGCTTTATCTACATCCAGTTTACCTGTGGCAAAATAATCAAGGAAAAAAAGTGGCTTTGCACCTTGAACCAGAATATCATTAACGCTCATGGCAACAAGGTCGATACCTACAGTATCATGCTTGTCGAACATAAAGGCTAATTTAAGTTTTGTTCCAACACCATCGGTTCCGGATACGAGCACAGGCTCTTCCATACCCGACAGATCCGGTTTGAATAAGCCACCGAAGCCTCCGATGTCCGAAAGCACACCTTTCGTATGAGTATCGGCTACAACGTGCTTAATTCTATCAACAAGGGCGTTTCCTGCATTAATATCAACACCTGCTTCGGTATACGCTCTTGAACGATCTTCAGACATTATCTGCTCCTTGATACTAGTATGATAACAAGATCCTTCGGGAAGTCCGTACATAGGCTTTTACGAAACAAAGAGCAAGGGAGAAACACATGCACAGCAATTCAACTACACACACTTTTTTATCACTACCCAAACTCACTGCATCCGCACTTATTGTTAGTGCATTATGTGCAATAGCATTTACACCTTCTCTTGCTATTGCCAAAAAATATTCACAAGCCCCAAGAGAAGATACTGTTATCAGTACAGGTTCATCTGAAATAACTATAACAGATGATCCGCTAAGTGGTGATAGAATACTTGAAGTGAAGCCAGAAACACAAGAAGAAGAAAATTGCAATAAATACACTGACGGTCAGTACCCTATTATAATAGAATTGAAACCGGATATTTCAAACTACAAAAAGTAGGTGACTATGCATCCTGCCAGACTTTGGAGACCATTGGGAGAAACCGGCGGCTCTGCACCGGTCAATATTCAGTGCAGATTATGCAACCATTTTTGTAACATCGCGCCGGATGAAACCGGCTTGTGCGGTGTTCGGAAAAATGTAGGCGGCAAACTGTTTACACTGGTGCACGACAAAGTTGCAGCCGCTAACTTAGACCCTGTTGAAAAAAAGCCTCTGTATCACTTCCTTCCGGGCACAAACACTTTTTCATTCGGTACAGCTGGCTGCAATCTTGCGTGTTCGTTTTGTCAGAATTATTCCCTTTCAACCACACCTCGGTTGACTGGCAACATTACGGGACAACTCACCAGACCGGAGCGCATTGTCGCTCTGGCTATTGAATCCGGTGCAAAATCAATCGCATACACCTATTCTGAACCTACAGTGTTTTTTGAATTAATGGCTGAAACGGCAGAACTTGCCATCCAGCATGGGTTAAAAAACATTATGGTTTCCAATGGATTCCAGTCACCAGAGTGTCTAGCCGAATTGAAAGATCTTATTCACGCATGCAATATTGATCTTAAAGCTGCAACAGAATCGTTCTACCACACTATCTGTAACGCACACATACGCCCTGTCCTTCGCAATTTAAAAACTATTCGCGATATGGGTTGGTGGCTGGAAGTAACAACCCTGCTTGTCCCGGGAGAAAACGACAGTAAGGACGAAATAGAAACCCTTGCCCGTTTTATTAATGATGAACTTGGCAGTGATACTCCGTGGCATATTTCACGTTTTCATCCAACATATAAAATGCAAGACCACGTAGCCACTCCGCTTGAAGCACTAGAACAAGCCGCGGCTATTGGCAAAAAAGCTGGACTCCATTACGTATAT is part of the Halodesulfovibrio sp. genome and encodes:
- the amrS gene encoding AmmeMemoRadiSam system radical SAM enzyme yields the protein MHPARLWRPLGETGGSAPVNIQCRLCNHFCNIAPDETGLCGVRKNVGGKLFTLVHDKVAAANLDPVEKKPLYHFLPGTNTFSFGTAGCNLACSFCQNYSLSTTPRLTGNITGQLTRPERIVALAIESGAKSIAYTYSEPTVFFELMAETAELAIQHGLKNIMVSNGFQSPECLAELKDLIHACNIDLKAATESFYHTICNAHIRPVLRNLKTIRDMGWWLEVTTLLVPGENDSKDEIETLARFINDELGSDTPWHISRFHPTYKMQDHVATPLEALEQAAAIGKKAGLHYVYVGNIHGHEGRDTQCPTCGCTVIRRKSYTAAKNDYSHCPACKAHIAGVWSTNDLR
- the purM gene encoding phosphoribosylformylglycinamidine cyclo-ligase; amino-acid sequence: MSEDRSRAYTEAGVDINAGNALVDRIKHVVADTHTKGVLSDIGGFGGLFKPDLSGMEEPVLVSGTDGVGTKLKLAFMFDKHDTVGIDLVAMSVNDILVQGAKPLFFLDYFATGKLDVDKAEQVVAGVAAGCRQSKMALLGGETAEMADMYEEGEYDLAGFCVGMVDNANIVDGSDIRMGDAIIGIGSTGIHSNGYTLVRKLFEESGLSGDDIMPDTDKTVAEVLLEPTAIYADTVNVLMRDFNIKGMVHITGGGFYDNIPRVLPSSVSASISFGSWDILPVFNWLKEQGKLSWPEMLQIFNCGIGYVLIVSAEDKDDVMSRLEAMRQNAWVIGSIEKRSSQEAEQVDVVFP